One part of the Gemmatimonadaceae bacterium genome encodes these proteins:
- a CDS encoding M1 family aminopeptidase, producing MLTHRHSLASLIAFTALTFARTTPPDPMGPGVSRELASQRAANISGVRYRMDLSVVSRDTARGTITVSFAANASRDVILDFRGPRLADVRVNGKDAPTSFNGAHLRIPAGEIHPGQNAVTASFSALIAPAGASIIRFHDDRDNADYLYTLFVPSDANALFPCFDQPDLKARLTLSLTVPATWHALANGITQKVDTTSAAITYHFRETDPLPTYLFAFAAGRWHEFTGGPRNTHLWVRASRAKEVEVDSLQTQVASAIGSLQKYFGVPYPFQQFQYMLSPAFPFGGMEHPGVTMFNEESFIYREPPTLNQRLGRRATIYHEVAHHWFGDDVTMRWFDDLWLKEGFATYMAAKMQDIEGLPNPWMSFYLRNKPAAYDVDQTAGTTPVWQQLANLDQAKSNYGAIVYNKAPGILKQLNYLVGDSAFRAGLHDFLITHAYANATWQDLLASIGKAAHRPLTEWGRQYILRPGLPVTEQVLETENGTVRRLALIQHPAQSLSGRGVWPMRTEVVLWSAGAQPTSIPVEVTAETTVVAAAKGRRAPDFVFANANDQAYGLVMLDPQSSRWLSAHIGEVRDPFLRAMLWGAQWDLVRDARLAPAEFIASATRELPSEADEQIAAGVLGRLSRATSVYLSDAQRGRIAPSVEDILLSVASDAKRTYGIRKNFLDTYISVATSTTALARLRSWLDSTAIAGTPLRQPTRWSIVTHLVERGAMDGDALITAEARRDTTVNGQRSAFVAGAARPQAAVKTEYFRRFFHDSTLNEDWVTASLRAFNAPDQSVTTLPFLVPALDSLAWIQKNRRIFFLGSWLGGFIGGQRSPEALKRIDDFLAQHRALPTDLRQKILQTRDDLERTVKIRTRFAGAV from the coding sequence ATGCTGACACACCGACACTCGCTCGCCTCGCTCATTGCGTTCACCGCGCTGACGTTTGCGCGAACGACTCCGCCGGACCCCATGGGTCCCGGCGTCTCACGCGAGTTGGCGAGCCAACGCGCCGCGAATATCTCGGGTGTGCGCTACCGGATGGATCTGTCGGTCGTGTCGCGCGATACCGCGCGCGGGACGATCACTGTCTCGTTCGCGGCGAACGCCTCGCGCGACGTCATTCTCGACTTCCGCGGCCCGCGCCTCGCCGACGTTCGGGTCAATGGCAAGGACGCCCCGACGTCGTTCAATGGCGCCCACCTGCGAATTCCCGCCGGCGAAATTCACCCCGGCCAGAACGCGGTGACGGCGTCGTTCTCGGCGCTCATCGCGCCCGCCGGCGCGAGCATCATCCGCTTTCACGACGACCGCGACAACGCCGACTACCTCTACACCCTGTTCGTGCCGTCCGACGCGAACGCGTTGTTCCCCTGCTTCGACCAGCCCGATCTCAAGGCACGACTCACGCTGTCGTTGACCGTGCCGGCGACATGGCACGCGCTGGCAAACGGGATCACACAGAAGGTCGACACGACGAGCGCCGCGATCACGTATCACTTCCGAGAAACCGATCCGCTGCCGACGTACTTGTTTGCGTTCGCCGCCGGCCGGTGGCACGAGTTCACCGGCGGCCCGCGCAACACGCACCTCTGGGTCCGCGCTTCGCGCGCGAAGGAGGTCGAGGTCGACTCGCTGCAAACTCAGGTCGCGTCGGCAATCGGATCGCTGCAGAAGTACTTCGGCGTCCCGTATCCGTTTCAGCAATTTCAGTACATGCTCTCGCCCGCATTTCCGTTCGGCGGTATGGAGCATCCCGGCGTCACGATGTTCAACGAGGAGTCGTTCATCTATCGCGAGCCGCCCACACTCAACCAGCGACTCGGCCGGCGCGCGACGATCTACCACGAGGTCGCGCACCACTGGTTCGGCGACGACGTGACGATGCGCTGGTTCGACGACCTCTGGCTCAAGGAAGGATTCGCGACCTACATGGCGGCGAAGATGCAGGACATCGAAGGACTCCCGAACCCTTGGATGTCTTTCTATCTCCGAAACAAGCCCGCCGCCTACGACGTCGATCAGACCGCCGGCACGACGCCGGTCTGGCAGCAACTCGCCAACCTCGACCAGGCCAAGAGCAACTACGGCGCGATCGTGTACAACAAGGCGCCCGGAATCCTGAAGCAGCTCAACTATCTCGTGGGCGATTCAGCCTTCCGGGCCGGGCTTCACGATTTCCTCATCACGCACGCCTACGCGAACGCGACGTGGCAGGATCTCCTCGCATCGATTGGCAAGGCGGCGCACCGTCCGCTCACCGAGTGGGGCCGCCAGTACATCCTGCGACCCGGACTGCCCGTAACCGAGCAAGTGCTCGAGACGGAGAACGGCACGGTCAGGCGTCTCGCGTTGATCCAGCATCCGGCGCAATCGCTCTCGGGGCGCGGTGTGTGGCCGATGCGAACGGAGGTCGTGCTCTGGTCCGCAGGCGCGCAGCCGACGTCGATCCCCGTTGAGGTCACGGCGGAAACGACGGTCGTCGCGGCGGCGAAGGGTCGCCGGGCTCCGGATTTCGTGTTCGCGAACGCGAACGATCAGGCTTACGGGCTCGTGATGCTGGACCCGCAGAGCTCTCGCTGGCTGTCGGCCCACATAGGCGAGGTGAGAGATCCGTTCCTCCGCGCGATGCTGTGGGGCGCACAGTGGGATCTCGTGCGCGACGCCCGCTTGGCCCCCGCCGAGTTCATCGCCTCCGCGACGCGGGAGCTTCCGAGTGAGGCAGACGAACAGATCGCGGCGGGCGTTCTCGGCCGGCTGAGCCGCGCGACGTCGGTGTATTTGTCCGACGCGCAACGCGGACGGATCGCACCGAGCGTCGAGGACATACTTCTCTCGGTCGCCTCGGACGCGAAGCGCACCTACGGCATTCGCAAGAACTTCCTCGACACGTACATCTCGGTCGCGACGTCAACGACCGCCCTCGCTCGACTCCGCTCCTGGTTGGACAGTACGGCGATCGCCGGGACGCCACTGCGTCAACCGACGCGATGGTCGATCGTGACTCATTTGGTGGAACGAGGAGCGATGGATGGAGACGCTCTGATCACCGCCGAGGCGCGGCGCGATACGACGGTCAACGGACAGCGCAGCGCCTTCGTCGCGGGGGCCGCGCGCCCGCAGGCTGCGGTGAAGACCGAATACTTCCGTCGCTTTTTCCACGACTCGACGCTCAACGAGGACTGGGTGACGGCGAGCCTTCGCGCGTTCAACGCGCCGGATCAATCGGTGACCACGCTCCCGTTCCTCGTCCCGGCGCTGGACTCCCTCGCGTGGATCCAGAAGAACCGCCGAATCTTCTTTCTTGGTTCGTGGCTCGGCGGATTCATCGGAGGGCAGCGGTCTCCGGAGGCGCTGAAGCGAATCGATGACTTCCTCGCGCAACACCGCGCACTGCCGACAGACCTGAGGCAGAAGATCCTGCAAACGAGGGACGACCTCGAGCGAACCGTGAAGATACGGACGAGATTCGCAGGCGCCGTTTAG
- a CDS encoding glycine betaine ABC transporter substrate-binding protein produces MIASLLAATIALAAHGAQNGSSPSARPVIVASKPFGESYLLAEMFAQLLESRGLRVDRRPGLGATDLAFSALQSGAIDVYPEYTGTGLLAILHETPSGGTGDAYRRVSTEFRRRWGIRWLAPLGFENGYAISVRRATADSLHLESLSDLARHAGQLRAGLTADFIGRADGLVGLQRAYDLHFRDVRPLGPAIKYQALAAGQVDVIDGYSTDGLIARYDLTVLRDDRHFFPPYEAAPLVGARLATTDPRAIAALEELGGQLDVARMRTLNQRVEVAGEPVATVARDALAQLGLVGSVADSASSSATESRRSFMSYLVDQRATIARLALRHVELVAASLLVAVLVALPLGLALERVAGKAEAVIRGVGVLQTLPGIALLAFMIPLLGIGVMPALAALVLYSLYPIMRNTFTGVRDADPAAVASARALGMTDAQILRDVRLPLAAPIIMAGIRTAAVVNVGTATLAAFIGAGGLGEPIVAGLALSDTRMILSGAIPAALLALAVDGLLALLERFLKPGGLA; encoded by the coding sequence ATGATCGCGTCCCTCCTCGCCGCGACGATCGCTCTCGCTGCGCACGGCGCGCAAAATGGCTCCTCTCCCTCCGCACGACCGGTGATTGTCGCGTCGAAGCCGTTCGGTGAGTCGTACTTGCTGGCCGAGATGTTCGCCCAACTGCTCGAGTCGCGCGGACTGCGCGTCGATCGTCGGCCGGGCTTGGGTGCCACCGACCTCGCGTTCAGCGCGCTCCAGTCCGGCGCGATCGACGTCTATCCCGAGTACACGGGCACCGGCCTGCTCGCGATTCTGCACGAGACGCCGAGCGGCGGCACCGGCGACGCATACCGCCGCGTGTCCACCGAGTTCCGCCGACGGTGGGGAATTCGCTGGCTCGCCCCGCTCGGGTTCGAGAACGGGTACGCGATCTCGGTGCGACGAGCGACCGCCGACTCGCTCCATCTCGAGTCGCTCAGCGATCTCGCGCGACACGCGGGTCAGCTGCGCGCCGGGCTCACCGCCGACTTCATCGGCCGCGCCGATGGACTCGTCGGGCTGCAGCGCGCGTACGATCTGCACTTCCGCGATGTTCGTCCGCTCGGGCCGGCGATCAAGTACCAGGCGCTCGCCGCGGGACAAGTCGATGTCATCGACGGGTACTCGACGGACGGATTGATCGCGCGGTACGACCTCACCGTGCTGCGCGACGACCGTCATTTCTTTCCGCCGTACGAGGCCGCGCCGCTCGTCGGGGCTCGTCTCGCAACCACCGATCCGCGGGCCATTGCCGCTCTCGAGGAGCTCGGCGGCCAGCTCGACGTCGCGCGGATGCGCACCCTGAACCAGCGCGTCGAAGTCGCCGGCGAGCCCGTGGCGACCGTCGCTCGCGATGCACTCGCTCAGCTCGGACTCGTCGGCTCGGTCGCCGACTCGGCGAGCTCGTCGGCGACGGAGAGCCGAAGGTCGTTCATGTCGTATCTCGTCGATCAACGAGCGACGATCGCGCGGCTCGCGCTGCGACACGTCGAGCTCGTCGCCGCGTCGTTGCTCGTCGCGGTGCTCGTCGCGCTGCCGCTAGGTCTCGCTCTGGAACGCGTGGCCGGCAAGGCCGAAGCGGTCATTCGCGGCGTCGGCGTGCTGCAAACGCTGCCCGGCATCGCGCTGCTCGCCTTCATGATTCCGCTCCTCGGCATCGGTGTCATGCCGGCGCTCGCCGCGCTCGTGCTTTATTCGCTCTACCCGATCATGCGGAACACGTTCACCGGCGTGCGCGACGCCGATCCCGCCGCCGTCGCGTCGGCCCGCGCGCTCGGCATGACCGACGCACAAATTCTCCGCGACGTTCGCCTACCACTCGCCGCGCCGATCATCATGGCCGGCATCCGCACAGCCGCCGTCGTCAATGTCGGAACCGCGACACTCGCCGCCTTCATCGGCGCCGGCGGCCTCGGCGAACCCATCGTCGCCGGTCTCGCCCTGTCCGACACGCGAATGATCCTCTCCGGAGCCATACCCGCGGCGCTCCTCGCGCTGGCCGTCGATGGGCTACTCGCTCTGCTCGAGCGTTTCCTCAAGCCTGGCGGCTTGGCTTAA
- a CDS encoding ATP-binding cassette domain-containing protein: MTSALVAEHLSKSFGGVAALVDVSLDVPPRAAVALVGESGSGKTTLLRCFNRLVEPDSGLVYIDGVDASSIDPIVLRRRIGYVPQDGGLLPHWRVQRNVELVLRLRGEANVASRARDALALVGLDPARFADRWPRELSGGQRQRVAIARALAAEPTVLLLDEPFGALDAITRTELQDAFAALRERIGVTTVFVTHDLHEAILLGTTVVVVRGGRIEQVAAPSELVARPASDYVRLLLQRSRVNGQLVAARA, translated from the coding sequence GTGACCTCCGCGCTCGTCGCGGAGCACCTGAGTAAATCGTTCGGTGGGGTGGCGGCTCTCGTCGACGTGTCGCTCGACGTTCCGCCGCGCGCGGCCGTCGCGCTGGTCGGGGAGAGCGGTTCGGGCAAGACGACGCTGCTGCGCTGTTTCAATCGCTTAGTCGAGCCCGATTCCGGGCTCGTTTATATAGACGGGGTCGATGCTTCTAGCATCGACCCCATCGTGCTTCGGAGACGCATCGGCTACGTGCCGCAGGACGGCGGCCTGCTTCCCCATTGGCGCGTCCAGCGGAACGTCGAGCTGGTGCTGCGACTTCGCGGTGAAGCGAACGTCGCGAGCCGCGCCCGCGACGCGCTCGCGCTCGTCGGACTCGATCCGGCGCGCTTCGCCGATCGCTGGCCTCGAGAGCTGTCCGGCGGACAACGGCAGCGCGTGGCGATCGCGCGGGCATTGGCCGCCGAGCCGACGGTGCTGCTCCTCGACGAGCCCTTCGGCGCGCTGGACGCGATCACGCGTACCGAGTTGCAGGACGCATTCGCGGCGCTGCGGGAGCGCATCGGCGTGACCACCGTGTTCGTCACGCACGACCTCCACGAGGCGATTCTCCTCGGCACGACGGTCGTCGTCGTGCGCGGAGGGCGCATCGAGCAGGTAGCCGCGCCGTCGGAGCTCGTCGCGCGACCGGCGAGCGACTACGTCCGCCTCTTGCTGCAGCGGTCGCGCGTGAACGGGCAACTGGTCGCGGCACGCGCATGA
- a CDS encoding lytic transglycosylase domain-containing protein has protein sequence MKKIWLQIALAAGLVASIALGIELSPPMGATAAPLARQITAHRYIDSSAETLVARALLANAKASDTMAADDSSDGRTPWATSPTDVALNSPQFFHDRDSFAMDLVRTGRVGPERARSLADVAVREAYTRKIPPALVLGVMMTENDEFKSTARSNVGAVGLMQIMPKIWTSTLGRKFGTNLRADSTNLKYGIWILGWLAEQTSKIVVDADDAWRHALLRYNGCVSGSNTPNCHRYPDVVRKHVVQSAKTICGGQTFKECVAEPMWASRTDADEQAAKTK, from the coding sequence ATGAAAAAGATATGGCTGCAGATTGCGCTTGCTGCCGGACTGGTCGCGTCCATCGCGCTCGGCATTGAGCTCAGTCCTCCGATGGGGGCCACGGCGGCGCCGTTGGCCAGGCAGATCACGGCGCATCGATACATCGATTCGAGCGCCGAGACGCTGGTCGCGCGCGCGCTGCTCGCGAACGCGAAAGCCTCCGATACGATGGCGGCCGACGACTCGTCCGACGGCCGAACCCCCTGGGCGACGTCCCCGACCGACGTCGCGCTGAACTCGCCGCAATTCTTCCACGACCGCGACTCGTTCGCGATGGATCTCGTCCGCACGGGCCGCGTCGGCCCCGAGCGGGCGCGTTCACTCGCCGACGTCGCGGTGCGCGAGGCCTACACGAGAAAGATTCCACCGGCCCTCGTGCTCGGCGTGATGATGACCGAGAACGACGAGTTCAAGTCGACCGCCCGCTCCAATGTCGGCGCCGTGGGCCTCATGCAGATCATGCCGAAGATCTGGACGTCCACGCTCGGACGGAAGTTCGGCACGAACCTCCGAGCCGACTCGACGAACCTGAAGTACGGCATCTGGATCCTCGGCTGGCTCGCCGAGCAAACCAGCAAGATCGTCGTCGACGCCGACGATGCCTGGCGACACGCGCTGTTGCGGTACAACGGCTGTGTCTCGGGCAGCAACACGCCCAACTGCCACAGGTATCCCGACGTCGTTCGAAAGCACGTCGTCCAGTCGGCCAAGACGATCTGCGGCGGCCAGACGTTCAAGGAATGCGTCGCCGAGCCCATGTGGGCGTCGCGCACTGACGCCGACGAGCAGGCGGCGAAGACGAAGTGA
- a CDS encoding LysM peptidoglycan-binding domain-containing protein gives MALVIRADRTNPRDANAIAERELRINTLQPGEEVHRVVPVFKRPAISYFRATRGLLALTDRRLVYLGVEPRDILAAPDLPPTFEQREFALDTSVHVSSGRTLLGLAKAVVITTPKEQIRLGVPSASAASANLLVAAMASRRDRAVALAALRGGEMREIQKAREAAEARRRKAKYYTVRRGDALGGIATMWNTTTNQLLAWNHLTASRIRVGQSLLVRPAF, from the coding sequence GTGGCGCTCGTCATCCGCGCCGATCGCACGAATCCGCGCGACGCGAACGCGATCGCCGAACGCGAGCTGCGCATCAACACGCTGCAGCCCGGCGAGGAGGTGCATCGCGTGGTGCCGGTCTTCAAGCGTCCCGCGATTTCGTACTTCCGCGCGACGCGCGGCCTGCTCGCCCTCACGGACCGCCGGCTCGTCTACCTCGGCGTCGAACCGCGCGACATTCTCGCCGCGCCGGACCTTCCGCCGACCTTCGAGCAACGGGAATTTGCGCTCGACACCAGCGTCCACGTGTCGTCGGGGCGAACGTTGCTGGGCCTCGCGAAGGCCGTCGTGATCACGACGCCGAAGGAACAGATCCGGCTCGGCGTGCCCTCCGCGTCGGCGGCGTCGGCGAACCTGCTCGTCGCCGCGATGGCGTCGAGACGCGACCGCGCGGTGGCGCTCGCCGCGCTGCGGGGCGGCGAGATGCGAGAGATCCAAAAGGCGCGTGAGGCGGCAGAGGCGAGGCGCCGCAAAGCGAAGTACTACACCGTTCGCCGCGGCGACGCGCTCGGCGGCATCGCCACGATGTGGAATACGACGACAAACCAGCTGCTCGCGTGGAATCATCTGACGGCGAGCCGAATCCGCGTCGGTCAGTCGCTGCTCGTCCGCCCCGCGTTTTGA
- a CDS encoding PadR family transcriptional regulator: MPPTETKDRLHGTLDALVLKTLSWGPRHGYAIARWLEETSQKALQIEEGSLYPALYRMERKGWIEAEWGTSELGRKARFYKLTARGRRQLRTEASEWTEFARVVSSVLSSSQG, translated from the coding sequence ATGCCGCCGACCGAGACGAAAGACCGATTGCACGGGACGCTCGACGCGCTCGTGCTCAAGACGCTGAGCTGGGGACCTCGCCACGGCTACGCCATCGCGCGTTGGCTCGAAGAGACCAGCCAGAAGGCGCTTCAAATCGAGGAGGGCTCGCTCTACCCCGCGCTCTACCGCATGGAGCGAAAGGGATGGATCGAGGCCGAGTGGGGAACGTCGGAGCTCGGACGGAAGGCGCGGTTCTACAAGCTCACGGCGCGCGGGCGGCGGCAGCTGCGGACGGAGGCGAGCGAGTGGACGGAGTTCGCCCGCGTCGTGTCGTCGGTCTTGAGCTCGTCGCAGGGCTGA
- a CDS encoding ABC transporter permease — protein MARLGGKHELGSPLWRANVGDEVDAELAFHVEMRTRELIARGMDPPAARAAAVARFGDLAAVNAECRDIGTSTEREMRRTEYFAELAHDARFAVRQLVKTPLFTAVAVATLALGVGATTAIFSAVNAVVLRPFPFARPDELTFLFSSWHGADGGVSVGDFADWRKRSTSFANMAAIQFVGMTLSAGDSPERVSGAKVTASLFPTYGVAPELGRVFTEAEDQPGQAAVVVLGDALWRRSYAADSGVIGRTITVNGGPATVVGVMPATFDPTDSHEALWMPAAYTPERLAFHDEHYLTVVGRLKRGMTVAGAQNEMTAISRRMSDEYPATNSANSSHVVPLGGAVIGTYRARLFVLLGAVGCVLLIACVNVANLLLARGATRSTELAIRAAVGAGRSRIVRQLLTEGLVLALVSSVVGVALAWVGVRVLVAAAPANIPRLASTRIDAWVLLFALGISVLSSVLFGLVPAFKTARWNLESTLRAGGRQSTATPRDRVRSALVAAEVAIALTLLVAAGLLIRSAIYLNHLSPGFDPEGLLSARVALRPAEYKAQTEEAEQTFTRILEAVRAAPGVQTVALTSQAPMGPGGGSNGIVPEGKTPDIKNAVDSRLRVVTPGYLSMMRIAIVSGRDIEPSDIRGGLRVSVVSAALAKALWPGQDAIGKRFACCEGKPDDPRWKTVVGVAADVRSGGPTQEVRPEFYLPMTQIPAEAWSWVGRTMTVVARSGNGNGASLTPGIRAAVKTIDPSIPVYSVFTMDQSIARSMAEQRFHLMLLVTLSAVALLLAAAGIYSVISFVVALRTHEIGVRLALGASGRDVVRLLTRQGMRPVILGAAVGAVLSVWATRLLRGSVYGVQTSDPATIGAVIAVLLGVAALAILLPARRATRVDPTTALHG, from the coding sequence ATGGCGCGCCTCGGCGGCAAACACGAGTTGGGCTCGCCTCTTTGGCGGGCGAACGTCGGCGACGAGGTCGACGCGGAGCTCGCGTTCCATGTCGAGATGCGCACGCGCGAGCTGATCGCGCGCGGAATGGATCCCCCCGCGGCGCGCGCGGCCGCCGTCGCGAGATTCGGCGATCTCGCCGCGGTCAACGCGGAATGCCGCGACATCGGAACCTCCACGGAGCGAGAGATGCGACGCACGGAATATTTCGCGGAGCTGGCGCACGACGCGCGCTTCGCCGTTCGACAGTTGGTGAAAACGCCGCTGTTCACGGCCGTCGCGGTCGCGACGCTCGCGCTGGGAGTCGGCGCGACGACGGCCATCTTCAGCGCGGTGAACGCCGTCGTGCTGCGTCCCTTCCCCTTCGCGCGGCCCGACGAATTGACCTTTCTCTTCAGCTCATGGCACGGAGCCGACGGCGGCGTGTCGGTCGGCGATTTCGCCGATTGGCGCAAGCGGTCGACGAGTTTTGCGAACATGGCGGCGATTCAATTCGTCGGCATGACTCTGTCCGCCGGCGATTCACCCGAACGAGTCAGCGGGGCCAAGGTCACCGCGAGCCTCTTCCCGACGTACGGCGTGGCGCCGGAACTCGGACGAGTTTTCACGGAGGCGGAAGACCAGCCGGGTCAAGCCGCGGTCGTCGTGCTCGGCGACGCGCTGTGGCGCCGCTCCTACGCCGCCGACAGCGGCGTCATTGGGCGCACGATCACGGTGAACGGCGGTCCGGCGACGGTCGTGGGCGTGATGCCGGCGACCTTCGACCCCACGGATTCACACGAAGCGCTCTGGATGCCCGCGGCGTACACGCCGGAGCGATTGGCGTTTCACGATGAGCATTATCTGACGGTCGTCGGCCGGCTCAAGCGGGGCATGACCGTGGCGGGCGCGCAAAACGAGATGACCGCCATCTCTCGCAGAATGTCGGACGAGTACCCGGCCACGAACTCCGCCAATTCCTCCCACGTCGTTCCGCTCGGCGGCGCGGTGATCGGAACGTATCGGGCGCGCCTGTTCGTTCTCCTCGGCGCGGTCGGCTGCGTGCTCCTGATCGCGTGCGTGAACGTCGCGAACTTGCTGTTGGCGCGCGGCGCGACGCGGTCGACGGAGCTCGCGATCCGGGCCGCGGTCGGCGCGGGGCGCTCGCGCATCGTGCGGCAGCTGCTCACCGAGGGCCTCGTGCTCGCGCTCGTGTCTTCGGTCGTCGGCGTGGCGCTCGCCTGGGTCGGCGTGCGCGTGCTGGTCGCCGCGGCGCCGGCCAACATCCCGCGCCTCGCCAGCACTCGCATCGACGCGTGGGTCCTCCTGTTCGCTCTGGGAATTTCAGTGCTGAGCAGTGTCCTGTTCGGACTGGTTCCGGCGTTCAAGACGGCGCGCTGGAATCTCGAGTCGACGCTGCGCGCGGGCGGACGCCAGTCGACGGCGACTCCGCGCGACCGAGTACGATCCGCGCTCGTCGCCGCCGAGGTGGCGATCGCGCTGACGCTTCTCGTGGCGGCCGGCCTGCTCATTCGCAGCGCAATCTACCTGAACCACCTCTCGCCGGGCTTCGACCCCGAGGGGCTCTTGTCGGCGCGCGTCGCGCTCCGGCCCGCGGAGTACAAGGCGCAGACCGAAGAAGCGGAGCAAACGTTCACGCGAATTCTGGAGGCCGTACGCGCGGCGCCCGGCGTTCAGACCGTGGCGCTGACGTCGCAGGCGCCGATGGGCCCCGGCGGTGGGTCGAACGGCATTGTCCCCGAGGGAAAAACGCCGGACATCAAGAACGCGGTCGACTCACGTTTGCGGGTGGTGACCCCCGGCTATCTGTCGATGATGCGAATCGCGATCGTGTCGGGGCGGGACATCGAGCCGAGCGACATTCGGGGCGGCCTCCGCGTCTCGGTCGTGAGCGCCGCGCTCGCGAAGGCGCTCTGGCCGGGACAAGATGCCATTGGCAAGCGATTCGCCTGCTGTGAGGGGAAGCCGGACGATCCGCGCTGGAAGACGGTCGTCGGCGTCGCGGCGGACGTTCGCTCGGGCGGGCCGACGCAAGAGGTTCGACCGGAATTCTATCTGCCGATGACTCAGATTCCGGCGGAAGCGTGGAGCTGGGTCGGCCGGACCATGACCGTCGTCGCGCGATCGGGGAACGGCAACGGCGCGTCGCTGACCCCGGGAATTCGCGCCGCGGTCAAGACGATCGACCCGTCGATTCCCGTGTACTCGGTGTTCACAATGGACCAGAGCATCGCCCGCTCGATGGCCGAACAGCGGTTTCACCTGATGCTGCTCGTCACGTTGAGCGCGGTCGCGCTGCTCCTCGCGGCGGCGGGCATCTACAGCGTGATCTCGTTCGTGGTGGCGCTTCGCACGCACGAGATCGGCGTACGCCTTGCGCTCGGCGCGTCGGGGCGAGACGTCGTCCGACTCCTCACGCGACAGGGAATGCGGCCGGTCATCCTGGGTGCGGCGGTCGGCGCCGTCCTGTCCGTCTGGGCAACGAGACTGCTCCGCGGATCCGTCTACGGCGTACAAACTTCCGATCCCGCGACGATCGGCGCGGTGATCGCCGTGCTGCTCGGGGTCGCGGCGCTGGCGATTCTGCTGCCGGCGCGGCGAGCCACGCGCGTCGATCCGACGACCGCCCTACACGGGTGA